The Methanomicrobia archaeon genomic sequence CATCCGGTGCGTGGCTCGTGAGTAATAACACGGACTGCTATCTCGATGACATTGACGGAAACGGTGTACTGGTGATTGACGACCCAGCCGGTACTGGACCATACGCGTATGCTGACCAGGACTTCGGAACGAAGAGCGTCCGCGTAGAAGGCGTGTTTAACATCACCGAAGACAAAGCTGGACAATCACACGCGAGCGTCGAAATCACGCAAGATAAGGGTGCGTCTCACTCGCTATTGTACGGCCTCAATGCAAAGGCCGATGATGAAGCGGTCGTGCTCTACTGGTACGATACCGAGACGAGCGAGCAGGATAGTGCTTACACGAGCTACTCATTTGCCTCCAATCACTGGTATAACTTCAAACTGGTAATCGATAATGATACCAACAAGATGTACGCATACACTGATAATAGACTGGAGCTGACGTTGGATCTTCCTGGCTGCACCGGCAACATCTCCTGCATAGTATTATGGGATAAATACGCGCGGGTGCTCTGGGACAACATCTACGTCGAAGAAACACCCGCCGAGACCATACCACCAATCGTCTCCATTACATCTCCCGGTTCGGGTGTGACGGTCTCTGGCATCTTCACGGTAGAAACAACCGTCAACGAGACCGGAGGCAGCGGGATAAATCACACGGCGCTGTACGCCAATGAGTCGCTGATCGCGTTGAACACCACCGACACGACAAATCCTCTTTTCACGCTTGATACCGCCACGCTTAACTCAGGCAACTGCACACTCACCGCGGTTGCCGTGGATAACGCAGGGAACAGCAACTGGACCGCGATAACTATCGATGTGAACAAGCTCCCTATTGCAGACTTCACGTATTCGCCAGCATACCCAACTACGCTGGATACCATCACGTTCAACGCTTCGGACTCTTACGACCCCGATGGGGCGATAACGTCCTACGAGTGGGATTTCGGTGATAATAATACGGGTAGTGGTGTAGTTGTGCAGCATTCGTATGCGGAGAATGGCACCTATCTGGTGAATCTGACGGTAACCGATGACGATAACGTACAGCGTTCGGATTAGAAATGATCATCGTCGATCATCCGGCAACAAGCTTTGATACCGGAGCACCAGCCAACCCCTACCCAAGCACCGCAGGCACTCATAACGGCACGATAACGGTAACCAAAACGGTCGTCGCAGCAAATCTGTATACCTATCCCTGTTCCGGCACGGGTGGCCATACGGAATACGCAAGAATCTGGAATTCCTCGTGGGACGGCGTAGAAGCGCATTGGCATGGTTATGTAGGAGATTGGCACAACATAACGTTTAATGAACCGTATACGTTATACTCTGAGGAGGTCTATAATTATACCATTCGCACCGGCTCCTATCCGAAGATCCATCATACTAGAACGCTACTGACCGAAAACGGCTGGATCAACTGTACTTCTTTCGTAGATGCTAACGGTCGTACGTACGATAACTGGATACCGGCCATCAAATTATTTCTTTAATAAGGTATAGTTTCTTTTAATTGATGAGAAATGCATGCAACATCGAGCAAAATGGGCGTGTTGGGTAAAGCCCTAAAAATACTGCCCGCAACGGAAGAGGATATTATTCTCACGGGAATCGTATCAAAGATTGCAGAGCGAATTACGGAACTCAAAAAAGCTGAGAAAATACTGATTGAAACCTACGTATCTCGTGAACGTTTAGAGCAGGAGATAAAGGAAAAAGGTGTTACTCCGGATGACCATACCCGCCACAATGATCTCTTAGAGTGGCGAGCGATACGCTATGAGTTAGAAGAACTTACAAACCTCTTGGAGAGTCTGTAGGAATGATCTGGCATCGGGGAGTTATCCAAAAGCTCACTGCTTCTGGACTATTTTACGAGTGCTTCGTCATCGGTGCGAAAATCCGTGCTCCGATAAATGATACGCTTTTCCTCGACATTTACTACGATCCAACGACAAAGAGCTATTCATACGGCCTGGTTGATTCAGAACTACCCTACAAGGGCGATAAAAGAATTTTGGGATGGGATGACTACCCACACGAGGGCATAAAAGAAATGAAAGCCCTCAAAAGTTACCCACACCATTTTCAGTTCCGCAAAAACGAGAAGTGGGTATTTGATGACTCTCCACTGCGTGGGGACATAATGAAGGATATTGAGGTCGTTATAAAAGCGGTTTCTGAATATCTTCGGAGTTCTACCACAGTATAAAAAACAGGCTCGTGTCCGCAGATCCATCATACTAGAACGCTACTGACCGAAAACGGCTGGATGAACTGTACTTCTTTCGTAGATGTCAACGGTAAGCGTTCTGAGGACTGTATTCCTGCTATCAAGCTTTGGTCTGACGGAACAAGTTCTTTAATCAACGTTTCTTACCAAGAAAAGTTGTTGGATTCAGGCCATCAGGCTGTGGTCATAAAAAAGTTTCTCTGGTAAAGCTTTCTTTACAAAGAAAGGTTTATGGGATACCAGCGATTAAATTGGAGTGAAATGGCTTTATCCCGATTTAAAACTCTCTCCTGGAGAATTCCAAAATGTAGCAGAAGAAATGGAAGGAAGAAGTGCCAGTGGGTAGCTGGACAGAAACCACGTGCGAGTCTGAAATGGTATAGAATTTTTTTATAGTTTGAAAAGCATAGCGTACTTAAATACTCCGAAACCTAAATAACTACTAGTATCGATATAGTGAAGTAAAGGGAAAGAGGTAGTGGATATGGAACCCACAAGTATAGGAATTCTGATTGTTGCTCTAGTGCTCATCGTAGAGGTCGTCGTGATGCTGTTGAAGCTCAAGGTGGACAAGATGCTGCTTCTCATGCCGCTCATCGGCGTTATATTCGCGGTCATCTCCTTTGCGTTGAACGAATACCGGGATAAGGTCCTTTCTTCGTTATCAGGCACGACGCAGTCTATCGTGATCTATGGTCTACTGGCGGTCGGCATCATCTTCGGCGTATTCGCTGTTGCAGTATGGTTCAAAGGCGAGAAGGAAGCGAGAAAGCTCACCTCAGCGGCAAAGAGCATAGATAGCGCGATTGCGGGGATTGAAAGCGACATACAGGGCAGCGGGATGGATATCGAGCATTTCGAGGAGGAGATGGGCTCGATCAAAGCGAAAGTAGAAGATTACGAAATGAAAGAGAAGGGGGTATGAGCGGGGATAGATAGAAGATGGAGAAGGGAGAAGATACGGTAAATAGGATTGTCATCGGAATCGGCGGGCAGGGGAGCACCGTCGTTAATAATATCCTGCGCATGCTGAAGTCCAAGACAGGGAAATTACCGAAGAATGAGGAGTTTTTGATTATCGATACCGACCAGGCATCCGCAAGTGCGTGCACCGAGGTAGAAGAGCGGAAGAAGATCGTTCTCAATCGCCCGGATACGATTTTGATGAAGAACGCCAACAGATGGCTTCCGGATCCGTATCTGTCGGCTGCAGGTGCCGGGTGCGGACAGCATCGGATCTACGGGCGGGCGATGTATAATGTGCATCGCGAGCGGATATTCAGTGCGATCGGTACGGCCGCATCGGAATTAAGAAACAGAACGGGCGGTAAGGACTTTTTTATAGTAATGGTGTGCGCATTCGGTGGCGGCACAGGATCGAGCATGCTGCTCGACGTCGCAATAGACATTAGGGATTGGATCTCGAAACAGTTCGGGTCCGAGCCGGTGATCTTTGGCATTGGGATTCTGCCGTCGAGCAAGGAGTCCGCGCTTCCAACCGCGAATGCCCTGGGTACTATGAAAGAGCTTCATTTCCTCATGTCACATACCGAGGACATCGTCATCGATGACAAGAACTATTCCAATCCGTTCAAACTGTTCTTCCTTTTAGGACGGGACCTTCAGGGGCAGAACCGGGATGAGGAATTGGAACGGGCGATACCACGGTTCCTTCTCGACCTTGGGTTCCTCCCGGGCGGCTCGGTGGAGACAAAGGGCAAGTGGCTCGACCTCAACGACCTCCAGAACAGAGCACGAGGCTACGAAAACCGGTTTGACTCGCTGGGTTACTACGAGTGTGTTTTCCCCTCAGAGAAGTTATTCTTGCTTTATGACGTCGAGGATGACATCCCTGGGGTCAGGCAACGATTAGTAGAGATAGAGGCGAAGATAGCGGATATACGAGGAAAAATAGAGACCGAACGGGGCGAACTGGAGCGATTTGAGGGGCGAATTCGGGAGGTTCAGCGCGAGGTGGATAGTTACGAATCGGCGTCTGGGTTGTTCGCGCATCGGAGTACAGGTGCGATGGCGGATGCCAAGGCGAAGCTGGATAGAGCGAGGAAGAAGTTATCTGGCTTGAAAGAGGAGGTCTTCGACCTTGAGATCCGGGCGAGCGATGCAGAAGAGGAGAAGCGACTTACAGAGCGGAATTTAGAACGGCTTGAGGCGCTCAAGAACAAGCTGCTCCGGGACGTAACCTCGCCGCTGAATACGCGGAGTTATCATCAGATCGAGCTGTCGGACGAGGAGATCCGGAGCTTAAAGAAGAGCCGAGAAGACCTGAAGAATCTCTCGTTCTTCGCGATTATGAAGAAACTCGGCCGCGAGGAGGAGTTCTTCAGGTGGACGCACTCGCCGATTAACGAGGGCGATGTCATATTCAATCCGATGGTGAACTACCGGCATTCCATCGAGAATACCCTGGCATCGAAGTATATCGACATTCTTCACGATTACGGATTCCTCATGCTGGATACGCTGGGGAACGTGGTGAACGAGGAGGAGAAGTTTGGGCATTTCATCGCGGTATTGAGCACACGGGCGGACAATTTTGATGATGCGCGGCTCGGCGGCGGCGCGTTTAAGACCATGGTGACGGAACGCTTTGCAAAGGATGCAGACGTGCTGAAATTGGATACGCCCGCGCGTTCACACAGCTTTGCCATCTATACGCTTATGATCGGGCTGCAACCGTGGGCGCCGGGACCCGGGCTTCCGCCACGGCTGCGAGAGCTCGAATGGCTCGAGAAAGCGTATAAAGAAAGTGATTTCATCAGGTTGCAACGGCATCATTCGCTCTTTTACGGGACCCCGAAACCGTTCTCTCTCATTTCCGGAATACCTTACACGCCGGGTGCAGACGAGAAGAATAGAGATATGGTGACGACGTACTGGAAGAATTACGAGGTGCTGGAGAAGGATGCGATATGGAATAACGTCCCGATCGTGCTCGCACAGTGCCTGAAGATGTTCGACGATTTACTTACCGGCTTGAATTTGGCGGAGGACATCAAGAACCTGCGCATTCCGGATCCGGCGAGCTACTCGATCGCGAATCTTACGATGCTCGTGCACGGCCTTGAGAATGCGAGTAAGAGCATGGAGAACGTGAAGAGCTGGACAAAAGAGGCAGAACGCGGGTTTATAGTTCTGAGAAACGAGCTTAATGAATTGATAGCCAAATTACGCGGTATGGAGACGGGCGCGCCTCCGGGAGCTAAGGCTGGGCGAATGGTACGCATGATCGAAGACTCATCACGGAACATGGAGATTTTAATCGACCGGATTGAAGATCTCTCGAACCGGTTCAGTGACGACATAAAAGCGGTCATTGACCGAGCGATGGAGTTCCTCGGGGCGATACCTTCTGAAGATACTTCCTCGAGCGTCATACGACATATGACCAAGGCGGAAGCGGAGATTTCGAGGATCCGGGAGGATAGTATGAAAGCAGCAAAGGGGATAAAAGATATGGGCGGGCCGCTCGCAATGATGTTATCCGCGTTAAAAGAGCTGAAAAAGATAACCGAGTCGGGGGAACCGGGAGCGGACGTCGAAATAGGGGAAGAGAAGCGGGAGAAGCCGAAGAGCGTCGAGCTGCCCGATCTCTCACTCGATATACGGAGGGATGAAGAATGAGCAAGAACGGATTAGCGGTCACAGCCCTCGCCGTTTTGGCATGCACATTTCTGTTTTTATCGCTTGGCATCGGACTCGCCGCAGCGCAGCAGGATGTGCTGAAGCTGGACGAAGACACGTCATACGTCCTCAATCTGGAGACGGGAAGTAAACAGACCTACGTTGGGTTTTTGGATAGCAAGCAATTTGAAGGCGACCGGCTGGAATTCAACATCTACGTGGGCAAGACGGGGAACCCCATACTCGATGATTATGTCCTGGAATTGCGGACGAACCTCGATAACCCGGAGTGGAAGGTTGGTGATGACATTTATCATGCGGCAAACGTACTCGTGTGGAAGGGCGCGGAGGCGCATGCAGCCCTTGTCCCGAAGATCGTCTTATCCGGCGACGTGCCAAAGCCGATAAAGAAGATCAAAGAACCGGGGTTCGAAGTATACGACATCTACGGCATTGGTGAGGGCGAAGTGTACGTCGAACTCACCGTAGGCACGACGAGCGACGGGTCGACCTTATCGACGATAATACAGAAGCTGGAGCCGTCGATGACCTTCTTGTCAACGACGGAAGACATTCAGGATGCCCAGAGCGAAATAGAGCAGAACTTGGAGGAAGCACAGGGTAAGATCGGCGAAACGGATTTGGAAGAGGACATCCGAAGACTGGCAGAGGAAGGGCATCCGGGCTGGGCATCACTACTATCAGCGCATTACAACGAGCTTTCAGTCGCCGCGGAGCCGCCACCAATCACGCTTTACGTCATCCTTTCGGTGCTCGTGGGCTTGATCTTGGGCTCGGCGTTCGTCTATGTCTACGTTTCGCGCGGCGGCGGTAAAGGCGTGGACGTGAGCCAGATCTCCGCGGAGTTGAACGATACATCCGGGCGATTGGAGGAGAAATCGAGTTCCATCAATGCGATCTCAACGAAGTTTGCGCGGAGTGAAGACGATGAGAAGCGGAGCGTTGCACGCGATCTGATCAAGATACGGGCGGGTCTGAACGAGATCTCAAACGAGATACGAACGATTGCCGATAAGATCAGGGGTCCACGGTAGGTAAGGTAACACGGGTTGCAAAAAGCGCTCGTTTCTGAGGCGTTGAGGAATACTTTTTAGGTTCAGCGGAGCATATCTGTTCTTGTTATGATCAAACCGAAACGCGTGTTCTTCTCCTGCTCGATGCGTGGCGGCTACAGCAGAGTGGCGCAGGCGGAGTTACGAAAGATTCCTGATATAATTGAAGAGTTGGGAATGGAAGTAATCAGCAGGCATCAAACCCAAGCGGATTTTATAGCGAACGAGTCACGGCTCACGGAACAGCAGATACACGATCGCGATTACCGCTGGTTACAGGAGGCGGATCTCGTCATCGCCGAGATAACGAACCCGAGCCTCGGTGTCGGTGCGGAGATTGCGGATGCGGTTCAGTTGGGGATTCCCGTTTTAGCGATTTACAGAAAGGAATTTGAAAATCAAATCTCGGCATACATTAGCGGGAAAACGGGCGTGGTGTGCAGGGCGTATGCGGATTATGGGGAGTTGCGAAGAAGAATCGGAGAGTTTTGTTCTAATATCCTCTAAAGAAAAGATAATGGTAGAAAAATCTAAGCACGAACCGATCTCATACATGCCTTTATATCTTACTTTGTACTCCACCTCATGGCAAATCTTCTGGAGTATAGGTGACCCAAGAATAAATTGGTAAAGTACCATTAACGGTATAGTTAGAACCTGTACGACTTATAGCAAATCCCGTTTCTATTGTTTCCCAATCAGGGATTCTTTTGACAAACCCTTGTGGGTGACAATTGTCGCATGTTATCTTGTAGGATATTGATGTATTTTCTGTAATCATATATAGTTTATGTCGTGTGATTCCTGGGAGTTCAAATGCCGTTAATGTTGGATATTCTGATTCTAAGTCTGAAACATTATAATATTTTTCATCCACGCTTATAGCCGCAAAAAATGATGTATTATCTCCAGGATTTAGTGATTCTAATTGCAGGTGTGGTTTCGAATCACTGACCTCAAGTCTATAAAAGTTTATAGTCCCTGTCTCTTTTCTTGAAGCTGTATTCTCTAGGGTTATCTTCAAAAATCCGTTTTCTTTATCGATTTGATGTGTTATATTCAAATCTGGATATTCTGTCTGATAAAGTGTCAGATTAAGCTGCCATATCGCTATTCCAAAACCCACCACGGTGACAATTAAACAAACAACACATAGGATAAGATTCAAATTCTCTTTTCTCATATTAGCACAAAAATACTTTCTCGCTTAAATAATTTTTGATTGCCTAATCTAATAGAAAATTGACACGAGCAAACGGATCATCAAGGCTCGCAACAGGGCCATCTATTGGCAAGATGACTGTATACACTATCCCCTCCGTCTAGTACGTTAATCTATCTCTACCATCAGCTCCTTCCTCACTACCCCTTTTCCCTGACCGCATAAAGCCCATCATCCGTCCTCTTTAGCTGGTATCAGTGTTGTTCCAAAAAGGCTGCTGGAAGGTCCGTGATCAGCGAACAGCGATCGCGCAGCCGATAAGAAATCATACAATCGCAAGTTTTTTATAGTATCACAAACAACGGAGTACTGGTGAAAAAATACTAATGCCTGATGGAAATGAACCCCCGTCTGGAGGGCACCCCGAAAAGAAGCAGGTAGACGTAAATGCGCTTATTGGTGAAGAGAATGACCCCAAAAAGGTTTGGGATGAGATCAAAAAGGCGATTTCCAATCTCCTTTGCCTCGAAATTACAACCAGACTATGCGGCGGTGCTGAGGACGAGAAGATATACACCAAGATCGACCTTCTGCAAGCAGACCGAACCAACGAAATCCACAGGATCTTCCTGACGGATCCCGATTTGGCATTCCTGCTCGAGTTTCATACTGACCAGGTAGAACTTGCGGAGCAGGACATCCAGACAAAACTGGAATTCCTGAGAAACCTGGCGAAGACGCTTAGCGCAGAGATCAAGGAAGCGACGTAGATAGAAGCACAACTCTGATTGATTACATACGACCGTTACACTTAGGTGGATAACTGTGAAGAAGAGCAGAGAGGTTGTTTTCTAATGAACGTACGTCGTGGTGGTAAACCGGGAGGGAAAGCAATGTCATGAGTAGCGATAAAAATGATTCAGGAACAAGTAAACAAGATTTGAAGGACGCATTAGAGCGTCTAAAGAGGGCGGTCAAGGAGGCATCGGTCGATCTTCTCAGCCTCGAAGTTGATTCGGTGCTGGCGCCGAACATCTCTGGCGTGTATCCTCTCGACGACGTGGGATTCCTCCATGAGACCTGCGGCAATCTCGTGGAATTTTTCGACATCTCCGAAGCGAAGAAGAAAAAACTCAGTGAAATTCAAAAACCTCTTCTAAACGATTCTTCTTTCAAGACACTCAAAGATCTTTGCGATAAAGATGAACTCACAAACGGTGATGACCGGATTAAAATTAAAAAACTCCGCGATGACCTCAAGGTATGCCTAGACCATAAAACCACTGATAATTTAGACAGAACGCAAAGCCATGAACGCTCGGAGTACCGGAGGTATCTGCACTACCTGCAGAAGTACCTCGACTTACACTGCAGCTCGGAATGGGACTGGGAGGAAGGGATGCTTAAGGGTCGTGAGCACCAGCAACTGCGCACACTCTGGGAACTGGTGGATGCAGCGTACATCTATGCGCAGACCGTCATGCAGCTTGATGGCGATATTGTATTCCGCATCAACGAGCGGTTGTTCACCGAGTCCTGGAGCAATGCAGACGAGCTTATGCAGGCGCACCGTCTGAACGTTGAAGCGGGGACAAAGTATAGGAACGAGCTGATAAACACCTTCGTTCAGGTTATCCGAACGTTGACGGGAGCGATATTTCACCGATAGCCTATGAAGTATGACGAGTAAATCGACCGAGGACATCCTGGTGGGAGACCACGTCTATTACAGGAGGAATTTAGCAAATCCACTGTTCGAATGCCGCCTTCAGACTGATCACGAACTCGCACAGAAACTCATAACTGATCCCGGCTCTTTACTCGGGAAGAAAAAGAGCCGAAAAGATTCCCTTTTCTGGCTCCGTATATTGCTGGAAGGCATATGCACCGGTGGACTGTTTGTCTTCGAAACGTCTATTCCGCAGGGTACGAATTCGGAGTTCAACGTGGCGGCGCGAACGCTGTTTCTACTGGATGGTGACATGCTCGTCAAGATAGATAAGACTATTTTGACGCGTACGGATGCTGTTGAGATAATCAGAGCCCATTGCGGATGGTCGACTTGGTGTCTTACACAGCTACGGGGTGCGTCTTTTTTGCGCCGCTTCAGATG encodes the following:
- a CDS encoding PKD domain-containing protein encodes the protein MYANESLIALNTTDTTNPLFTLDTATLNSGNCTLTAVAVDNAGNSNWTAITIDVNKLPIADFTYSPAYPTTLDTITFNASDSYDPDGAITSYEWDFGDNNTGSGVVVQHSYAENGTYLVNLTVTDDDNVQRSD
- a CDS encoding nucleoside 2-deoxyribosyltransferase produces the protein MIKPKRVFFSCSMRGGYSRVAQAELRKIPDIIEELGMEVISRHQTQADFIANESRLTEQQIHDRDYRWLQEADLVIAEITNPSLGVGAEIADAVQLGIPVLAIYRKEFENQISAYISGKTGVVCRAYADYGELRRRIGEFCSNIL